The Methylomusa anaerophila genome has a segment encoding these proteins:
- a CDS encoding ArnT family glycosyltransferase: MFRYTGTDILILAIVSSVIMFTNLGGTPLLDPDEPVYAQTSKEMIQYNDYISPQIFGEYWYDKPPMYYWLVAAAYNIFGINEFSARFPSAFLAVAGVLVLYLFGRELFSRRAAMTGALVLATSIEYFYLGKAAVTDITFNFCLMVSLLSFITKRYYLFYIFAGLATVTKGPIGLLFPGIIIFLYLLCNRSFRKLGDMKLSAGIIICSVVALPWYIAMYQIHGNAFIETFLGLNNVIRFTSPEHPEGMLWYYFVPVLIIGFFPWTAILVQSIWASLTKSNYEQRTKLIFLIIWTASIFLFFSVSRTKLISYILPMFPPLALIVGWYIDTLWAHWWERNTGWAILLAALYLLLSTGMFLVIRLMPELTTGIIVSAILFGIMTIVSVSFIWQGNYGRALKTQVIGMTLFSIVLITVVFSAAAPRFATKNIAREFAMAYDGQSPVYITKFLHPGFTFYAGIYGREIKDGGELSEALNFPGKAYFIVRQPEYLRLPANEQQVLSIMAQTDEKMVLMKK; encoded by the coding sequence GTGTTCAGGTATACAGGAACGGATATTCTGATCCTAGCAATTGTTTCGTCTGTCATCATGTTTACCAATTTAGGCGGGACGCCGTTGCTTGACCCTGATGAGCCGGTATATGCTCAGACTTCTAAAGAGATGATACAATATAACGACTATATTTCTCCCCAAATTTTTGGTGAATACTGGTATGATAAGCCCCCTATGTATTACTGGCTGGTGGCGGCAGCATATAATATCTTTGGCATCAACGAGTTTTCCGCCCGGTTTCCTTCTGCTTTCCTCGCCGTGGCCGGAGTATTGGTACTGTATCTATTCGGCCGGGAGTTATTTTCCCGGCGGGCGGCGATGACCGGAGCACTTGTTTTGGCGACAAGCATCGAATATTTTTATTTAGGAAAGGCAGCCGTAACCGATATTACTTTTAATTTTTGTTTAATGGTATCCTTGCTATCTTTTATTACCAAAAGATATTATTTGTTTTATATATTTGCCGGATTGGCTACAGTTACCAAGGGACCTATAGGATTACTGTTTCCGGGAATAATCATCTTTCTGTACCTGCTTTGTAACCGGAGTTTCCGGAAATTAGGCGATATGAAGCTTTCCGCCGGCATTATTATATGCAGTGTCGTTGCTTTACCATGGTACATAGCCATGTATCAGATTCACGGCAACGCTTTTATTGAAACTTTTCTGGGACTTAACAATGTAATCCGGTTTACTTCGCCTGAGCACCCCGAGGGAATGTTGTGGTATTATTTCGTTCCGGTACTTATTATTGGTTTTTTTCCCTGGACAGCCATTTTGGTCCAGTCAATTTGGGCATCTTTAACGAAAAGCAATTATGAACAGCGGACGAAATTAATCTTTCTTATTATCTGGACCGCCTCTATCTTTTTGTTTTTTTCTGTTTCCCGGACCAAATTGATTTCCTACATATTGCCGATGTTTCCACCATTAGCTCTTATCGTCGGTTGGTATATAGATACCTTATGGGCGCATTGGTGGGAACGAAACACAGGTTGGGCCATCCTCCTGGCGGCTTTGTACCTGCTACTTAGTACCGGAATGTTTTTGGTTATCAGGCTTATGCCGGAACTAACCACTGGAATAATTGTTTCGGCAATTCTATTCGGTATTATGACCATTGTTTCCGTTTCATTTATTTGGCAGGGGAATTATGGACGGGCTTTAAAAACACAGGTTATCGGGATGACGTTATTTTCGATTGTCTTGATAACCGTGGTGTTCTCTGCCGCAGCGCCAAGATTTGCAACCAAAAACATTGCCCGAGAATTTGCCATGGCTTATGACGGACAATCGCCGGTTTATATCACTAAATTTTTACATCCGGGATTTACTTTTTATGCCGGTATTTACGGGCGGGAAATCAAAGACGGCGGTGAGCTGTCAGAAGCGCTGAACTTTCCCGGTAAGGCTTATTTTATCGTGAGACAGCCAGAATATTTGCGGTTACCGGCAAATGAACAGCAAGTGCTGTCTATTATGGCTCAAACGGATGAAAAAATGGTGCTTATGAAAAAATAA
- a CDS encoding NAD-dependent epimerase/dehydratase family protein → MKVLVTGGAGFIGSHVIDILLSKGCQVVIIDNLSTGLRENINNRAKFIEMDILSDQILNVFQQEKFDHVIHLAAQTTVAYSLEHPDEDCNINIAGTVQILEACRKTQVRRVVFASSAAVYGDTTQLPITENAPIQPSSFYGLSKWTVECYLSLYHRFYGLNYAALRFANVYGERQGDRGEGGVISIFIRKIQQNEPVNIFGDGGQTRDFIYAGDVAEAIYLALINPQMCLNRVYNISTQTQTSVNTLVEILSQASGKTVKKVYGPPRDGDIYHSMLDNSAALYNLGWKPKLSLAAGLHRTYLSKIGKMSKN, encoded by the coding sequence ATGAAAGTACTAGTTACCGGCGGAGCAGGTTTTATAGGCTCACATGTTATTGATATCTTGCTTTCTAAGGGTTGTCAGGTAGTCATTATTGATAATTTAAGTACAGGTTTGCGCGAAAACATAAATAACAGGGCAAAATTTATTGAAATGGATATTTTATCTGATCAAATCCTTAATGTTTTCCAACAGGAAAAGTTTGATCACGTAATACATTTGGCTGCACAGACGACTGTAGCTTATTCCCTTGAACATCCAGATGAAGATTGTAATATCAATATAGCCGGTACGGTACAAATTTTAGAAGCTTGCCGTAAAACTCAAGTCCGCCGGGTTGTATTTGCATCCAGTGCCGCCGTGTATGGCGACACTACCCAACTGCCAATTACGGAAAATGCGCCAATTCAGCCTAGCTCTTTTTACGGCTTGAGTAAATGGACTGTTGAGTGTTACCTAAGTCTTTACCATCGGTTTTATGGCCTGAATTATGCTGCTTTGCGCTTCGCGAATGTTTACGGAGAACGCCAAGGCGATAGGGGAGAAGGCGGCGTCATCAGCATTTTTATCAGAAAAATTCAACAAAATGAGCCGGTAAATATTTTTGGGGACGGAGGTCAGACGCGTGATTTCATTTACGCCGGTGATGTTGCCGAAGCTATATATCTGGCACTTATTAACCCGCAAATGTGTCTCAACCGGGTATACAATATCAGTACGCAAACCCAAACGTCTGTGAATACCCTGGTAGAAATACTGTCGCAAGCTTCGGGGAAGACTGTTAAAAAAGTTTATGGTCCGCCGCGGGATGGCGATATTTACCATTCGATGCTTGACAATAGCGCTGCGTTGTACAATCTTGGCTGGAAGCCGAAATTGAGTCTGGCGGCAGGCTTGCACAGAACTTATCTGAGTAAAATAGGTAAAATGAGTAAAAATTAA
- a CDS encoding ChbG/HpnK family deacetylase — MKRIIINADDFGLHECVNEAVILGHTSGSISSTSIMACGAAFEHAVSLTSRYPKLGVGVHLTLVAEYPVAPSYLIPSLVNQKGRMAEKYPVFLKQYLAGKIKIKDIYRELTAQVAKVLNYGVNITHLDSHQHMHVVPGIIEVVIDIAKEFNIPAIRIPAEPVWFFGGYKSSAGRIIGRTGLSFLSLLARRKVRKAGIISPDYFFGMLAGGKMEEKLLVNILKALPSNGVTEIMIHPGACDAILNDAYDWNFSWQAELGAAMSSQVKQILSGQNIELISFKDLT, encoded by the coding sequence ATGAAACGGATAATTATAAATGCAGATGACTTCGGCCTGCATGAATGTGTAAATGAAGCCGTTATTTTGGGCCATACTTCCGGTTCTATATCAAGCACGTCGATAATGGCTTGCGGCGCGGCGTTTGAACATGCTGTATCTTTAACTTCCCGTTATCCCAAACTTGGTGTAGGCGTTCATCTAACTTTAGTGGCGGAATATCCTGTTGCGCCTAGTTACCTGATACCTTCACTCGTTAATCAAAAAGGGCGGATGGCAGAAAAATATCCTGTGTTTTTGAAGCAATATCTAGCAGGAAAAATTAAGATAAAGGACATTTATCGTGAGTTGACTGCACAGGTAGCCAAAGTTTTAAACTATGGTGTTAATATAACGCATCTGGATAGCCATCAACACATGCACGTTGTGCCGGGAATTATTGAAGTTGTCATTGATATCGCCAAGGAGTTCAATATTCCTGCCATACGGATCCCGGCAGAACCAGTTTGGTTTTTTGGTGGCTATAAGTCTTCTGCAGGTAGGATAATAGGACGTACAGGCCTGTCTTTTTTATCGCTCCTGGCCCGAAGAAAGGTAAGAAAAGCCGGAATTATTTCACCGGATTATTTTTTTGGTATGCTGGCAGGCGGCAAGATGGAGGAGAAACTGTTGGTCAATATTCTAAAGGCTCTGCCTTCCAACGGGGTTACTGAAATTATGATTCATCCTGGCGCTTGCGACGCGATACTCAATGATGCTTATGATTGGAATTTTAGCTGGCAGGCGGAATTAGGCGCTGCTATGAGCAGCCAGGTTAAGCAAATTTTAAGCGGACAAAATATTGAATTGATATCATTTAAGGATTTAACATAA
- the folE2 gene encoding GTP cyclohydrolase FolE2 encodes MKDVQNSCDERGIAIQKVGVSDVHLPFLIQTKNGSFQSVLAKIKLTVNLPQEFKGTHMSRFIEVLSDWSQKPVSAKEMEYILIDTIDRLHAQSAAIDINFKYFIEKTAPVSGFTSMLDYDCAFSGSLTRGQHLNFVLGLKVPFTSLCPCSKEISCYGAHNQRGIMRVKIKHQPGSFIWIEDLAELMEAEGSCQVYPLLKREDEKYVTEKAYENPKFVEDVLRDLVLSLRKVEGAQWFEVECENYESIHNHSAYAAHVETLK; translated from the coding sequence ATAAAAGATGTCCAAAATTCTTGTGATGAGAGAGGTATTGCCATTCAAAAAGTAGGTGTAAGTGACGTACACCTGCCTTTCCTGATTCAGACAAAAAACGGATCGTTTCAATCCGTACTGGCCAAAATCAAACTTACTGTCAATTTGCCGCAGGAATTTAAAGGTACGCACATGAGCCGATTTATCGAGGTCTTGAGTGATTGGAGCCAGAAGCCGGTTTCAGCTAAAGAGATGGAATATATCTTAATTGATACTATTGATCGGCTTCACGCCCAAAGTGCAGCCATTGATATCAACTTTAAATATTTTATTGAAAAGACCGCTCCGGTCAGTGGTTTTACAAGTATGTTAGATTATGACTGCGCTTTTTCCGGCAGTTTGACCAGGGGGCAGCATTTGAATTTTGTTCTGGGTCTTAAGGTCCCTTTTACCTCATTATGTCCTTGTAGTAAAGAAATTTCATGTTATGGAGCGCACAACCAGCGGGGTATAATGCGAGTCAAAATTAAGCACCAGCCCGGCAGCTTCATCTGGATCGAAGATTTGGCGGAGTTAATGGAAGCTGAAGGAAGTTGCCAGGTTTATCCTTTGTTAAAGCGGGAAGACGAAAAATATGTGACGGAAAAAGCTTATGAAAATCCAAAATTTGTTGAAGATGTGTTGCGGGACTTGGTACTCAGTCTTCGCAAAGTAGAAGGCGCTCAGTGGTTTGAAGTGGAATGTGAAAACTACGAGTCTATTCATAATCACAGTGCTTACGCTGCTCATGTGGAAACACTGAAGTAG
- the queC gene encoding 7-cyano-7-deazaguanine synthase QueC — protein sequence MKEKAVILLSGGLDSTVCMAVAKNLGFELLPLSFNYHQRHKRELEAAAKVAAYFDVSKHLVIETNMESIGGSALTDDDMSVPAGNIERDDIPITYVPARNLIFLSYALGYAEVSGSNRIFIGVNALDYSGYPDCRPEFIRMFQQLADYSTKATTQDGRRIVIETPLINFTKKDIVLLGHQLKAPLQLTTSCYQGGEAACGQCDSCLLRLKGFAEAGLTDPILYDDRSE from the coding sequence ATGAAAGAAAAAGCAGTAATTTTGCTATCAGGCGGGTTAGATTCAACTGTATGCATGGCGGTAGCCAAAAACCTGGGGTTCGAGCTTCTGCCACTGAGTTTTAACTATCACCAGCGCCACAAGCGGGAACTTGAAGCGGCGGCCAAGGTAGCTGCGTATTTTGATGTGTCTAAACATCTGGTGATTGAAACCAATATGGAGTCAATCGGCGGTAGCGCTCTTACGGATGATGACATGAGCGTACCTGCAGGTAATATAGAACGGGACGATATTCCCATAACATATGTACCGGCGCGCAATTTGATATTCTTAAGTTATGCATTAGGGTACGCGGAAGTCAGCGGCTCAAACCGTATCTTCATTGGTGTAAATGCCCTTGATTATTCAGGATATCCTGATTGTCGTCCCGAATTTATTCGAATGTTTCAGCAACTGGCTGATTATTCCACAAAAGCGACGACTCAAGACGGTCGGCGTATTGTCATAGAAACGCCGTTAATCAATTTTACCAAAAAAGATATTGTACTATTAGGTCACCAACTTAAGGCGCCGCTCCAACTTACAACTAGTTGTTATCAGGGGGGAGAGGCAGCTTGCGGCCAATGCGACAGTTGCTTGCTGCGGCTTAAAGGATTTGCCGAAGCAGGCCTAACCGATCCCATCTTGTACGATGATAGGAGTGAATAA
- a CDS encoding HD-GYP domain-containing protein encodes MAKYRLKNYLLEDLLPGMEIGKLVLTDDNKVILSEGTVLTQSMIEGLNFWEITEVCIREELLKAPSVNFAIPATESQKKFYQGYEDTVSVIKDSFSKMRFFKEVPLAAMQELADQSIDPLISSIGVLNHLHMVRRQDDYTFHHSVNVSIICGVLGKWLGYSGQELKDLILAGLLHDVGKTQIPVEILNKPGKLSPEEMETMKLHTTRGYQMVREISNIPPGVGYGILQHHEKADGTGYPFRVKDIQIHAYAKVIAIADIYDAMTSDRVYHRKATPFAVAEMLFDEMYGKLDPAICTVFLNNVRDYFIGNIVELSDGREAEVIYLGQYLASRPVVYAQDGESIDLEKRKDVSIIRLVRA; translated from the coding sequence GCACTGTTTTGACCCAGAGCATGATCGAAGGGTTGAACTTCTGGGAAATTACAGAAGTGTGTATTCGCGAGGAACTCTTGAAAGCACCGTCTGTTAACTTTGCTATCCCTGCGACCGAGAGCCAGAAAAAATTCTATCAAGGCTATGAAGATACTGTTAGCGTTATAAAAGATTCTTTTTCTAAAATGAGGTTTTTTAAAGAAGTTCCGCTAGCAGCAATGCAAGAGTTGGCCGATCAGTCAATAGATCCTTTGATTTCCTCAATCGGCGTACTAAACCATTTACACATGGTACGTCGCCAAGATGACTACACATTTCATCATTCGGTAAATGTATCTATAATTTGTGGGGTGCTGGGTAAATGGCTGGGTTATTCCGGCCAAGAGTTGAAAGACTTAATACTGGCCGGGTTACTGCACGATGTTGGTAAAACGCAAATTCCGGTAGAGATACTAAATAAACCGGGTAAACTTTCTCCGGAAGAAATGGAAACTATGAAATTACATACTACCCGTGGATATCAGATGGTGAGAGAAATTTCTAATATTCCACCGGGAGTGGGTTATGGTATACTTCAACATCACGAAAAAGCCGACGGAACAGGATATCCGTTCAGAGTCAAAGATATTCAAATTCATGCTTATGCCAAAGTAATTGCTATTGCTGATATTTACGATGCTATGACTTCAGACCGGGTGTATCATCGTAAAGCAACTCCTTTTGCCGTGGCGGAGATGTTGTTTGATGAAATGTACGGCAAGCTTGATCCGGCTATATGCACAGTGTTTCTCAATAATGTAAGGGATTATTTTATTGGCAATATCGTCGAATTAAGTGACGGCCGGGAAGCTGAGGTCATCTATCTGGGACAATATTTGGCTTCTCGCCCCGTGGTTTATGCGCAGGACGGAGAAAGTATTGATTTGGAGAAGCGAAAAGATGTCAGTATTATACGCCTTGTGCGGGCATAG